ATCCGTGAGCATGAAAAATAACATAACATTCTACACTTACTGAGTTTCTGTTCAATTATGGCGTTACTGGTGATGGGAATGCGTTGCTTGTTTATCTTTGCAAACCCTCGTTTGTAGATCAATTCACGAACAGATTTCAGATTTGGGTACCCCCAAGTAATGTACGGCTCAACAATACGGAGCATATTAATAGTAGCCTTGTTCAGCTTGATGAAGACACCATTGTTGATTTGTTTAAGGCGGAACAGCTGCAAAACTTTTCGTACTTTTGGAGCGACTTGGTTTACACTGAAAAGCACAGAAATATTTGTTAGTTAGCAGTATAATGCACAAGAATAATGCTCATAATAATTAAACTAGTTCTCTAAATtaacaattaataattaataaatttatattcaacatTGCCTGTTTGAGTTATCTGAACATGGCAGAGGATTGTATTGCCAAGTATTAAGACGAGCTCTTCTTACTTTTTGACATAGTAGGAGGTAGTAAAGCTCGAATAAGTCTTAACCACCATGCCTATGTCAAGTATCTTCATATTAAAATAGGGATAGAGTCGTGTTTGGGTAAAggtttttacaaataaatttgGTCCAAATGTGTGTGAGGTTCAATTCATTAGATAGAATTTATACACAatcaatataaaatatttataataactaTGGTATAGTATTGTTAAATCTTATCACTCACCCACGAATTCGGATAACAAAAGCAAGACGAGCCTCCCCGGGAATGTAATAATTCCCACGGTTCTTTGCTTGTCTCATAAGCCTGATCTCATCTCTTTCCTTTGCTCTATATTCCTTGACATATTGTTCCGCCcttttgaatatttctttcctttttttgtaaTGATCTGCACGAcgctaaaatttaataatgttgcaattgattaaaaaactCCTCTGATCCAACTCAACATTTATTGATGGAAGAACGTGAAACACGCTTCCATGGTTTGATATATTTACCTTAATAGAAACCTGAAGACGAGCAGCCTTAGCTGTGTCACGGCGCTTCCTTCTTTTAAGTACCGACTCTGGTACTGCCGGTAATTTCTTTGCGGGGGCAGCCGATTTCTTTTGTCtgcaataaaatgaaatgttcGAAGGTTATGACAAGTGATGAATCCAGCGAATCTGAGTTTAATCTGGAAAAAGGTTAGGATTTTATAACAGTGCTTTTGTTTACAACGTTAACGGCCAGTGAGCTTTGCGATCGGCGTAGAAATTTCTTAGATTAATCGGCAGCAAAGCTTAAAGAGATTAAGCTCATCATTATAACACTCAACGAATATAATATTAACCACTGTACACATGTTTTGTATGTTTCATGTGTTGAATGGACAAGTCGGTCTCCACTTTCGTCAACGAATTGGTGCAATATACTCTcaagaattagaaaaataaattatacaaagcGTTTATTACCCATTACAGAAGTAAACGATTAATACTTGAGCTTAATTATTGTTGACTAAATGTCAGATGGCCAACGATTAAGGATCAAGAATAAATTCTACTTACGTATCCGCCATTATCGCGGTTGGAAAAGAAGTATTGAGGCTGCGTTCGCGTTGGTTGTGATAGAAGCGTGAACTGACTAAAGTTGTTTTCTTCTCACTGGTCTCACACACCGGAAGTAGCGAGAGGTACCAACAGTTCAAGTTAACGTCCCGCTTATTTCTCAGAATTCCGCAGTATTAAGTCCACGCGCAATAGACGTGAGCAAATTTAATATAGCACAGTTGAATGATTAAAGGATCGAAATATCTCACGACAGATTTAAAATAAACCATCCCAAGCTGAAGAATTCTTGTTAGTTATATTAGCTCATTCATTCAGAAAAATATGGTTTGAAATGTCGCAGAACAAGCTCCAaggaaatttgataataatctTTGGAAGTAAGATATTGACGACGAgcgatgaaataataacattTTCTTATTGATACTGATACTGATTAGACGTACTAGACCGATcgcgaggaaaaataatcatacgaTTAGTTATCGGTTCCATAAATCTTAACTTTTAACCAATCACAGATGTTGTATAATAAGAAACTGTTCTTAGATCGCTGGTCGACTATAAAATAGCCACCTGGGACGGCGAAATTTTGTACTTTCAAATGTCAGTAAATCAAGTCCAAATATCATGGCAAAAATGTTCACTTTCGGgttataaattgatatttttgtgTAGTTACAAGCGTTACAAGCACGGTTACAAGGCATACCGTGAAAAAAAGTCAACTGAcagattcatatttttttgattgaaTCTAATCTGAATGCTCGTAGCAATTTAAAATCTATTTTTGAGGAGGCTTGTTATGATACTGAAAAACAATTACGCACGCAACCCAACAAATAGAATGCGGCCTTGTCGATTAGGTTCGGTATAAACCTTtgattgtaataaattgaGGGCACAAACATTCTTATGACGTGCACTttcataacaataataataatggtaattataatatttcacttgacgattattaaaaagaaattaaatgcAATATCCACGATCCTCGAAAGACGCGTTATGGGTTGtcgtgtaaatttttacagGCAAGACATTCCGCGAGATGAAACTACCCAATTCTTTTGAAatcataatacatatatgaatTCATGGCACGCCATAATCTTATTATGAGTTTATAGGGTGGAACATTGGATATTTAAATTACACAAATCGTTTTTACAAGGTGTCGACTGTTCAATTGTCAATTCTCCTTACACAATTGTTAGATGGTGACTAATCTTACtcaacattgaaaaatcgtttttcagTGCTGAACAATTGTTGcagttataattattactgtcatttttaataattttacaaatataacATCTAgaataataactttttttataATGACAATATACAATTGCACAGAATCGTCAATTACATTGATacttttctgaaaattttcattgatttgtTATACCTAATAAATATAGAATTTgcaatattacaataatcaatTATAGTACACGTTCATGTATTTCTTTGAAAACAAAGCTGGATGTGGCAAGCAGGTGAAGACTAGTGAAATACAGCCGAAAACGTTAAATTTCAAGCCTACTGTTCTTATAAAATTCCTTTTATCTATACGATTTGATGCAAGATATGTTGACATAGAGTTAATGCATTCGACAGGCTCATGTTACCACGCCACGCTTAGCAATCCAAAATTAAGATGGACTTATTTTCTTAAACCTAATGAAAACTGGTTATTCAAAATCTCATGCGCGTGTTGACATAAAACATTTctaatatcaatattttgttCGTTCATTTACATACACAAGCTGTAGCGGCTGCAGATTGCTTATTTTCTGTAGAAGTACGAAAATCAAATCTGAACATAGACATTGCTTGAACCCTAAAAACAGTTTTGTATGTAGTTTCAAATGCAATGATTTTGAATCTATCCTATTTGATTCGAAACTCGCTCCAATAAAATTGAAGTCTGGTAACGGAATGATGCTTGCATCTGCATCGGAATATGAAGGCAGATAATTTTAACTAGTATAGCTATGATACCTTAAATAGTCTTTACGGTCACTCTTGCGTAGGGATCGAtttgaatttataataatttctgtctattaatataaataactAACGCATCGTAATTATTCGGAGTAAAAGACTTTTAGCTCGCAAATCCCAAAGTAAAATAGTTAGTGTGCAACTATGAGCGAGCAAAAAATAGCTTCTGTATTAgattaaatattaaattttacactttGTAGTTTAGACTGAGCTTAGAAATGCTATTCATAaaatgtgtataaaatttacTTCATACTCGTTAACATATAGTCATTATCGTAACATTCATTATATGAAATTCGGGAGTGAATTCAAACCAGAAACAGTCGTCTCAAAACAAGTAAAATTATCGCAAACAAGAGTGTTGCAATAAGAATACTCCAGAATAAATCATTCGAAGATGACATAGTTTCGACCTGAGGATTAACGATTATTTCAGCTTCCTGTTGCTCATGAGTTTCTGGTTGCGTATCCATGCGTCGTTGTCTCAACTCACTTTCAGACACATTTTCTATACTAGATGAAAATGAAGGCTCGTTCGTTGAAGCTTCTTCTGCCTGCAGAAGTAACCATCTTATAAATGATCAATTAACCGATAGTGTTTCATGTAAAAACCGATTCATTTACCTTCAATGCGATTGTGTCCAACATATGCTGTTCTTCTTCAGTGATCGGTGTTTTAGCTGTATCCTTAGATAGTAAATCAGCAATCTTACCACAGCTGTCGCACTGCCAACTCAAAGATCTGTAATTTACCACAAATAATTCACCTAagaaattatgtaaaaatttgttattgtcAAAAAGTCATAAGCACATAAATGATGAGGTTTCGACTATAATCAACGTACCAAACGatctgaaaacaaaaaagtatgacccatttataattaaaacaaTTAGCAGAAAATACTTTTTAGCAAGTTTTTGACGCTCCTCCGTGCTGTAGTCAAGTGATCCTATGGTGCCATTTCCTGGTGTTGGCATAAATGCAATTAGCGCTAACAGTGCAGTCCTTATACTCCAGGAGGGCTGCCACGTTTCTGGATGATGTCCAGAGATACTcagacatatttttttgtttacttcaAACCGGCCGTTGGGCTGAAAGTATGCCTTCAATTAATTTCTCCATTTTTACAAACACTTTTCATCATACGGATAGACATTTGAATCTGGTACAAAGACAAATTTTACAGTACTTTCAAATGTGCAGTCACACTGACACAATTTTCCTCAAAGGCTGGTCTACTGCGAAGTTTGTAAGCAGAACAGATCTTGAATGATTAGATATGATTTTAGAGATTCCTCTGACAATTGTTAAACTTTCTATATAATCTCAACTTGAATAGAAGGGATTTTGTTGTGACTGTTgatttgtttactttttttgccTCTATGCCAAATTCAGTCCATGACTTACAGTTAGCAATATGATGTTAGGTGGTTTCATAGGATACTCAGGAGGTAGTAAAATTCTACCATGATATACACCGCCCTCAAAATCTGTGGACGGTGGCCCATGCACTGTGAAATGCCATTCGAAAAGATTATCATCCAAAGGATGGGCACAGTATTCTTCCGTTGCTTCGTGTAGCTCTTGCGCTTCGCGCATCAACCTCTTGACGgctgaaatatgaaaaatttcaaattgacaGATTCAATGTTCAAATTCCAAGTACAGGAATGTCAGTAAGACGTTGCGTGATATATAATTGTTAGATTGGCACTATTCGTGGCATAATTTTCTGATGCATATTTCAATATCATTTATCGATACACGCAACgggtttgaaaaacaattgtaCAATGGAAATGAcccagaaaaaatttcatatatgCGAGTATAATTCAATCGGTCTGTGGACAGGAAACTAACTCCAATGCAAAAACTACCATAATTACAACGATCTTGTCAGtggtgaaagaaaattaagaTATCTGCTCATTGAAGAACCGTATAAAGGTCGGTGATCGTACCCAGTTGAGTGATAAACGGTAAATAAAAAGTGCAgaatagtgaaaaattgaagactTGTGAAACGTGAAATAAGGAATATTTGTAATTTACCTGGACTTTTGACATTATATTTTCCTTCGAATGACATCTTGAGATATTATTATAGATTTTACGTATGTGTACTCGAATGTCGAAAACAGATATCAGCTGACCGATGTGTCAGCACTCAACGTATACATTAATCCGACCTCgtcgattaaaaatatttaaattcat
Above is a genomic segment from Neodiprion pinetum isolate iyNeoPine1 chromosome 1, iyNeoPine1.2, whole genome shotgun sequence containing:
- the RpL7 gene encoding large ribosomal subunit protein uL30, yielding MADTQKKSAAPAKKLPAVPESVLKRRKRRDTAKAARLQVSIKRRADHYKKRKEIFKRAEQYVKEYRAKERDEIRLMRQAKNRGNYYIPGEARLAFVIRIRGVNQVAPKVRKVLQLFRLKQINNGVFIKLNKATINMLRIVEPYITWGYPNLKSVRELIYKRGFAKINKQRIPITSNAIIEQKLSRSDIICTEDLIHEIFTVGSKFKFASNFLWPFKLNTPTGGWRKKTNHYVEGGDFGNREDKINELLRRMV
- the LOC124221748 gene encoding ubiquitin-conjugating enzyme E2 J1 isoform X2, with amino-acid sequence MREAQELHEATEEYCAHPLDDNLFEWHFTVHGPPSTDFEGGVYHGRILLPPEYPMKPPNIILLTPNGRFEVNKKICLSISGHHPETWQPSWSIRTALLALIAFMPTPGNGTIGSLDYSTEERQKLAKKSLSWQCDSCGKIADLLSKDTAKTPITEEEQHMLDTIALKAEEASTNEPSFSSSIENVSESELRQRRMDTQPETHEQQEAEIIVNPQVETMSSSNDLFWSILIATLLFAIILLVLRRLFLV
- the LOC124221748 gene encoding ubiquitin-conjugating enzyme E2 J1 isoform X1; the encoded protein is MSFEGKYNVKSPAVKRLMREAQELHEATEEYCAHPLDDNLFEWHFTVHGPPSTDFEGGVYHGRILLPPEYPMKPPNIILLTPNGRFEVNKKICLSISGHHPETWQPSWSIRTALLALIAFMPTPGNGTIGSLDYSTEERQKLAKKSLSWQCDSCGKIADLLSKDTAKTPITEEEQHMLDTIALKAEEASTNEPSFSSSIENVSESELRQRRMDTQPETHEQQEAEIIVNPQVETMSSSNDLFWSILIATLLFAIILLVLRRLFLV